The genomic DNA gaGTGTTCGTTCGTTCCCACACTTCCAGGACACGAAAAGGCAGGACACGAGAACTCCTTTAGCGAAAGAAAGGTACATTGTCATTTCTGTAAAAaaagcaagttttttttttacaaatccgttgtttgttttcattgtttagTTAGCgtttatgttttctctttcaatcGAGTGTACCGTACCTGCTAAAAAAAGTGATATTGCTAGTGTCGTTTGATATGAGCTTTCTagggttttgtgtgtgtgtgtgtgtgtgtatttttaAGGGTTTTGTTGTGATTATCAGCTCCTGCTGCTTGGTCATCGCCAATGGAAAACCCTAGTAAAAGACAGAAGTGCCGTACACAACAAGATGTGGGGGATTCAGGTTCACCTGGTCTCGTCTCTGGTCTGTGGCTTGAAGATAATACGATGCGTGTGGGATTGTGTTTTAAAGATATATCTGAGCTGAAGAAGGCAGTGGACTGGTGGTCCATTAAGAGGCAGCGAAAATGTTTACTGATTCGAGAGATGGACAAGGACAGGTATGTGTTTGAGTGTGTGACATGGGGATGCAAGTGGTCAATTCGTGCTTCTCGAATAAAAGAAGACGGTCTTTTGAAGATAACCAAGTGTACTGGTCCACATAATTGTCACCGTGACTATGCATCAGAATTTAACTTGGAGTTTATGGATGGTGAGATTGAACGTGTGGTCAGGGTACAGCCCATGCTCTCAGTTGCAGAGTTGGATAAGTGGTGGGAAGAGAAACATGGCTATGCCCTTGATGGAGTGGAGGAGGTGGACCATGATGCAAAAGGAGTTTTGCGGAATGCCAAAGAGAAAGCTATCAAAAGAGTCTTTGGAGATTGGGATAAGAGTTTCGGGTTCACACCCAAGTTAATGTCTGCTCTTCAGTCTTCTAATGGCCTGGTAGTGGACTGGCAATATGATTCTTTGCCTAATACTGAGCACGCCTCACTCCGTGGTGTGTTTTGGGCGTTTTCACAGTCTATCCAAGGGTTCCAGCACTGTAGACCTTTGATCGTTGTGGACACCAAAAACTTGGGAGGTAAATACAAAATGAAGCTGATGATTGCCTCTGCGTTTGATGCAGCCAACCAATATTTTCCTCTTGCCTTTGCGGTTACTAAGGAAGTATCTGTTGATAGCTGGCGTTGGTTTCTCACTAGTATCAGAGACAAGGTAACACAGAGGCAAGGCATTTGCCTTATCTCTAGTCCGGATCCGGACATAGTCGCTGTTATTAACGAACCCGGGTCTCAGTGGAAAGAGCCGTGGGCTTATCACAGGTTCTGTCTGGATCATCTTTGCTCCCAACTCCAGAGCGTTACTCCAGACTACGACCACAATATGGAGTGTCTTGTGGATAAGGCTGGGACGTCAAGTAAGAAGGAAGAATTTGATTCATACATGTTGGagatcaaagagaagaatcCAGAAGCTTGGAAATGGTTAGACCAAATCCCTCCACATCAATGGGCTCTGGCTCATGACATTGGTAGTCGGAGATACGGAATCATGAGGATAAAAACCGAAGCTCTCTTTGCTGTCTGTAAAAGATTTCCGAAAGCTGCGATGGCAGGGGGTGTGATGCTTCTGTTTGGTGAACTGAGAGAGGCTTTTGAGGAGAATTTTAGCCAGACCCGTGGTTCTCTTAACCGTGGCGATGTGTACACAGAACTTGTCATGAAGAGGTTTGATGAGTTCAAGAAAGATTCCACTACTTGCGTTATAACGACATTGGAAAGAGATGCGTATCAGGTCTCAACGgcctcgaagaagaagaaaaggtttaTGGGTAAGGTTAATGTCTCCACCAGTGGGATTGTGCAGCTTAATGAGTCAACCTGCACTTGTGGAAAGTTTCAAAGGAAAAAGTTCCCATGTCTGCACGCTCTAGCTGTTTGTGATAAGCTGAAAATCAACCCGTTGCAGTATGTAGATGACTGTTACACTGTCGATCGGTATCACAAAACGTACGCGGCTGCATTTTCTCCTGTTCCGGACTTATCAGCTTGGCCAGAAGCTTCTGGAGTTCCAACATTGCTTGCTCCGGTCATAAGCCAGTCAGGTAAGTCTCGATATATGTACTTGAAACAAATCCGCACTAGTGAGCTGAAAAAGTTAGTTAGACAGATTTGAATGAAACAGGGCTGAGGAATTAGTATTATGGCTGGCTTATGTGCATTATTAAATGTCttactaaattatatttatgtagTTTCTTCTAGCTCTTGACGTTTTGGGAAGTATAGGGTTAAACCGGTTCATGATGTCTATATTATTGTAGCTTTTTGTGTTATTGCAGTCTCCTATGTATCTGACACCATGTTTGTGTTATCTTGTTAAAggaaaagatgatgatgattatgatgaggacgaagatgatgaaggtGAATATGAATATCAATATGaatatgaagatgaagaagatgaggatgatgaatGGTAATATTCGAATAAGCAGCTTGTTTTTGCTAATGAGATATCAGTAGGATTCCTTGGTGCTCTCACTTTTTAAACAGccttttgaagttttggtttgCTTTGCTTCAATCAATTTTAAACAGATATAAATTTGCATTTATCGACGCCCTTGCTTAGAccaaagttttggttttaaagataGAACCCGATTTTGAACAGTAAAGTCAACAAAACAGTAAACCAAATTTGAATTGTCGCCGGTCTAATGTATGGGCCGGGCCGTAAGGATTTGGGCTCTATTtttaactcttttatttttatttaccgaactgataaaaaatttacatgGCTTCTTCTTTACCACTCAACTTGTTTGCGTCTCCGTTTATCTTCCTAATCCGTACAgtgtctcttcctcttcttttctcaaaAGAAAATGGAATGGATAAATTCACTGCCCAAAATCGAGCTTCATGCTCATCTCAACGGCTCCATTAGAGACTCAACTCTTCTGTAAGTCCCCCAAAGCTATCTTCTTTCTTTACGAGTTCTGTTCGTTTTATATCTTTCGTATCTGCAACGTTTGCTATTTGCACTGATCAATTATGAATGCCCAATTTCGattctgaagtttttttttttcttttaaaatgatgggtcttgtttcttttgatgaacAGAGAGCTTGCTAGGGTTCTTGGTGAGAAAGGTGTTATAGTGTTTGCTGATGTTGAACATGTCATTCAGAAGAGTAAagtctttaatttttataattcgTTTGTTCTATGGTCTCTACTCAAGTGTCACAAGTAGAGTTTCTCATGTTTGGTCTAGAAATCAAAAGGTTTAAATCCTTTCTCgtttgatgtgtttgtttataGATGGTCGATCTTTGGTTGAAGTCTTCAAGTTGTTTGATTTGATCCATAAACTCACTACTGATCACAAAACCGTGACAAGAATCACAAGAGAAGTAAAACCctagttttattttccatttactagtttgattttttgttttaaagtaaatGTTGACTTTAGTGATCTTATCTTGACAGGTTGTAGAAGACTTTGCTTTAGAGAATGTGGTGTATCTTGAGTTAAGAACCACTCCAAAGGTACACAATTTGGCATTACTTTTTGCAAATGTCCTTAGTTAGATTTTTCTACATTTGAAAATGGTTGTTTGTTTGTAGAGGAATGATTCAATTGGTATGAGTAAACGTTCTTACATGGAAGCGGTAATTGAAGGTTTGAGATCTGTTAGAGAAGTTGATATTGATTTTGTTACGGCATCTGATTCTCAAAAAATGCACAATGCCTGTGATGGATttggaagaaagaagatttATGTTAGGCTTCTTCTTAGTATTGACCGTAGAGAGACAACCGAGTCTGCAATCGAAACTGTAAGTGTTGGCATAACAAGCAATGCTACTTAAAATATTAAAGCAGAAAACAGCTCTTAACATTCTCCTTTTTCCCTTAAAAGGTTAAGCTCGCATTGGAAATGAGAGATGTTGGGGTAGTTGGTATCGATCTTTCAGGGAATCCACTTGTTGGAGAATGGTAACTTCTTTGTAgcatttcttcttctactacttcgTCCTTGCTTTATGAGTTCCTTCTgacattttctaaaatcttgcaGGAACACTTTCTTACCTGCATTACAGTTTGCTAAAGACAATGATCTTTACATCACTCTTCACTGTGGAGAGgtattaattcttaaaaatccACTAAACGATCATcaaatgtttttctttagtttgtcTACTACTTTCTCCATCTTAGTGCATTGTAGGTCCCCAATCCAAAAGAAATCCAAGCCATGCTTGATTTCAAACCGCATCGAGTTGGCCATGCTTGTTTCTTCAGAGATGAAGACTTTACAAAAGTGAAATCTTTCCGGATTCCGGTAATAGCTTACATTTAcaattgttctttgtttcacatCACTTATGATCTAATATAACAATATTCTAAACAATTCAACATTCCGCTATTGTTTTTGCAGATTGAGATATGTCTAACATCCAACATTGTAACCAAATCGATATCTTCCATCGATGTACACCATTTCGGTTAGATGttctcttttgctttgcttCCCATTCTCATTCCTCTATTTTTTTCGATGGCATTGAAGCTAACATCAAAGCAATTGGGATGTTGACATGATCTTAACAGCTCATCTCTACAAGGCAAAACATCCATTGATTCTATGCACTGATGATTTTGGAGTATTTTCCACAAGCCTCTGCAATGAGTACACTCTCGCTGTTCGTTCTTTTGGTGAGTTCCAGAACCTGAGCTCAAATCCAAACAGTTACAGAGCTTTTCTGATTCTTGAGTCTGGTGATTTAGTTTATACATTGTCAAGAATCTAAAAGTTTGTGCTTTTTTCCTTATGAAGGTCTCAGTAAAAGAGAAACCTTTGCATTGGCTAGAACCGCTATAGACGCAACGTTTGCAGAAGATGAAGTCAAGCAACAACTTAGGTTGGTTTATGATTCAGCCTCGCCACAGTACGTTTAGTGGCCTCAAACATTACCGGTTTACTTCATTTTGTTGGTTTATACACCAAACCGGACAAAAGTTGTTTTGGTTCATTGGTTGGTTCGAATTTCAATTTATTGGTCTCAAAATTTCGGTTGTAtcatttttaaagaaaaagattgattATTTCGGTTATATCCCGGTTCGGTATTGCAAATCGATTAATCTCGCCACGTGTACAAAAGCATCCACGTGTTTCGGTAATATTTACACGTGGCACAAGTCAAAACCCTCAAGCAGCGAAAACCTAGTCGCCTTCTGTGATTAAAATTCGAATTCCAAagttaaatcaaaattaaaaattagaattaaTGAGGAAGACGAAGGCGAAGCTTTGTTGTTGATCAATGGCGTTTTACAGATCCTTCAGAAAGCTAGTTGAAATCAATCACCGGAAAACAAGACCGTTCTTCACCGCCGCAACCGCTTCATCACCTTCCGGCGGAACCGTCTCTCTGATCCCACCGCAGTTTTCGCCGTTGTTCCCACACTTCTCACACCGATTGTCTCCGATTTCGAAATGGTTCGTTCCTCTTCATGGACCTCTCTTCTTGTCTTCTCCTCCTTGGAAACTGCTTCAGTCTGCCACACCTCTGCATTGGCGCGGAAACGGCGCTGTTTTGAAGAAGGTCGAAGCTCTGAATCTTGGATTGGATCGAATTAGAAGAAGAACTAGGTTTCCGAGACATTTAGGGTTACAGACTGTGGTGCCAACGGTGGATCGTGACGACTCGAAGGAGGAGAATGGTGGGGTAATCACGAGTTTTGTTAATGTGCCGAATTTGATATCTATGGCGAGATTAGTATCTGGTCCTGCGCTTTGGTGGTAAGTATATAAGTAACTCTTTATCTGGAGAATGTGTTGGGGATTGAAGAATCTGACAACTTGATTGTGGTTTGTATTGTAGGATGATCTCGAATGAGATGTATTCTCCTGCTTTCGTAGGTTTAGCTGTTTCTGGAGCTAGTGATTGGGTATTCATCTTtctctgtgattttttttttaaatagtattgggaagaaaaacattgttttcgaatcataatttttttgagattcttgATTTTGTAGTTAGATGGTTACATGGCTAGGAGGATGAAGATTAATTCTGTGGTTGGCTCGTACCTTGATCCTCTTGCAGACAAGGTAAATTCTTTTGATCTATTATGGATGTTCTCTAAATGTGGTTATGGATTTAGGGTTGGTTTCTCTGAAGACATGTGTGAGGTTTCATTTCATCTCAGTTTTCTTGATTATACTTGTGCTTAATTTCAGGTTCTTATTGGGTGTGTCGCAGTAGCAATGGTGCAGAAGGATCTCTTACATCGTGAGTATTCTTGCATCTCTTCTACTCTTTGTAGATAAAAAGATAGCAGTTACGATCAATATTTTGGCATATCTAGAATTGACAAAGTCGAAGGGAGGAATTTTCTCTTGTAAGGAAAATGTGCTGTGATTTACACTCTAATTGAATGATCTACAACCTTGGGAAATGTATCAGAGTTTTGTAGTTTAATTTTCATTCCTTTGATCTCCTTGAACGGACCTCTTTTAAACATTGCATGTATTTATATCAAGGGGAAACCGACTAAGTGAACTAAATTATTGCTGAACTTGGCTGTGTTTGTAAGTTAAGGTAGTCCTAGATTGGAATACTGCcttacaaaaatcttaaaaggcTCTGATACTAAACTCTGTTTTGGTGGATGCATGTGACATTTGTGCTCGAAAGCTGGACTGGTAGGAATTGTGTTGTTACGGGATGTTGCACTCGTCGGTGGTGCAGTTTACCTAAGGGCACTAAACTTGGACTGGAAGGTGAGTTCTTGTAACTTTGAGCTAGACCACTCAACTTATGTCTCTTATTTCGAAACATTGTTGGGCCGCTCAACCATATGATTTAACAAGAACTTGAACTGAAATTATTGATGGGAATCACACTGGTGTTGTTTCTTTCAGTGGAAGAGTTGGAGTGATTTCTTCAACCTCGATGGTTCAAGCGCTCAGAAAGTAGAACCATTGTTTATAAGCAAGGTATGATCTCTAGGTGACAGCTTGTTGTCATGTTGTGGCATCTTTGGTATGCCGTATGCGTAACTGGTTAGTTAACGGAACATGTTCATCAACAGGTGAATACAGTTTTCCAGTTGGCTCTAGTCGCTGGTGCACTACTTCAACCCGAGTTTGGGAATCCAGATACCCAGACATGGATCACTTATCTAAGGTAATAGGTCTTTTTCCAATTACCACGCAGCCTGGACTAATTACTGCTGTTAAGTTACAAACATATGAAGTGTGGTCACTGAAATCTTGTTATTggtctgattttgttttgtgtccAGCTGGTTAGTTGCTTCAACAACTATGACTTCAACTGCAGCTTATGGTGTACAATACTGGAAGAAGAGACCTATCTCGATGATTAAGAGATCATAGTTTCCAACGGTTTATAAACTCACATGCCGGCTACATACAGAAAGAAGCTTGAACATGTCTTGTTGTTTTCCGGAGTACGCAGCTCTCGCTGTTTTCTCTGCTAACTTCAATATAGAA from Camelina sativa cultivar DH55 chromosome 2, Cs, whole genome shotgun sequence includes the following:
- the LOC104716409 gene encoding uncharacterized protein LOC104716409; translated protein: MENPSKRQKCRTQQDVGDSGSPGLVSGLWLEDNTMRVGLCFKDISELKKAVDWWSIKRQRKCLLIREMDKDRYVFECVTWGCKWSIRASRIKEDGLLKITKCTGPHNCHRDYASEFNLEFMDGEIERVVRVQPMLSVAELDKWWEEKHGYALDGVEEVDHDAKGVLRNAKEKAIKRVFGDWDKSFGFTPKLMSALQSSNGLVVDWQYDSLPNTEHASLRGVFWAFSQSIQGFQHCRPLIVVDTKNLGGKYKMKLMIASAFDAANQYFPLAFAVTKEVSVDSWRWFLTSIRDKVTQRQGICLISSPDPDIVAVINEPGSQWKEPWAYHRFCLDHLCSQLQSVTPDYDHNMECLVDKAGTSSKKEEFDSYMLEIKEKNPEAWKWLDQIPPHQWALAHDIGSRRYGIMRIKTEALFAVCKRFPKAAMAGGVMLLFGELREAFEENFSQTRGSLNRGDVYTELVMKRFDEFKKDSTTCVITTLERDAYQVSTASKKKKRFMGKVNVSTSGIVQLNESTCTCGKFQRKKFPCLHALAVCDKLKINPLQYVDDCYTVDRYHKTYAAAFSPVPDLSAWPEASGVPTLLAPVISQSGKSRYMYLKQIRTRKDDDDYDEDEDDEGEYEYQYEYEDEEDEDDEW
- the LOC104716421 gene encoding adenosine deaminase-like protein — encoded protein: MEWINSLPKIELHAHLNGSIRDSTLLELARVLGEKGVIVFADVEHVIQKNGRSLVEVFKLFDLIHKLTTDHKTVTRITREVVEDFALENVVYLELRTTPKRNDSIGMSKRSYMEAVIEGLRSVREVDIDFVTASDSQKMHNACDGFGRKKIYVRLLLSIDRRETTESAIETVKLALEMRDVGVVGIDLSGNPLVGEWNTFLPALQFAKDNDLYITLHCGEVPNPKEIQAMLDFKPHRVGHACFFRDEDFTKVKSFRIPIEICLTSNIVTKSISSIDVHHFAHLYKAKHPLILCTDDFGVFSTSLCNEYTLAVRSFGLSKRETFALARTAIDATFAEDEVKQQLRLVYDSASPQYV
- the LOC104716429 gene encoding cardiolipin synthase (CMP-forming), mitochondrial, whose amino-acid sequence is MAFYRSFRKLVEINHRKTRPFFTAATASSPSGGTVSLIPPQFSPLFPHFSHRLSPISKWFVPLHGPLFLSSPPWKLLQSATPLHWRGNGAVLKKVEALNLGLDRIRRRTRFPRHLGLQTVVPTVDRDDSKEENGGVITSFVNVPNLISMARLVSGPALWWMISNEMYSPAFVGLAVSGASDWLDGYMARRMKINSVVGSYLDPLADKVLIGCVAVAMVQKDLLHPGLVGIVLLRDVALVGGAVYLRALNLDWKWKSWSDFFNLDGSSAQKVEPLFISKVNTVFQLALVAGALLQPEFGNPDTQTWITYLSWLVASTTMTSTAAYGVQYWKKRPISMIKRS